One Moorella sp. E308F genomic region harbors:
- a CDS encoding GspE/PulE family protein: protein MDTRRRLGDLLIAAGMITPAQLEQALQEQKRTGERLGKVLIRLGFITEASILEVLEFQLGIPKVVLADYHLDPEVVRLVPEGLARRYQAIPIRLDGNRLLVAMADPLNLLALDDLRLATGKEIMPAIAAEREIEEALSRFWQKETAASMSEAAAAAALEAPGPGGTEGAPAVRLVNSFIQQAIQMRASDIHIEPQEGEVRVRLRVDGLLRELTRLPLGVLSSLISRIKIMAGMDIAEKRLPQDGRFQFTLGKRNVDLRVSSLPTVYGEKIVLRLLDQEAMLLSLDDLGFLPAIKERFASLIHSSYGMLLITGPTGSGKTTTLYATLNILCSPEKNIITIEDPVEYLLPGINQVRVNPKAGLTFASGLRSILRQDPDIIMVGEIRDRETADIAVRAATTGHLVFSTLHTNDAAGAVTRLLDMGVEPYLVNSSLIGVVAQRLVRRLCPHCREIYRPEPGSLEKTWLPAVEELWRGRGCQRCSFTGYAGRTAIQEVLVMNEELRGLVTAKAPATALKEAAVAAGMVPLIEDGLEKVRQGITTVSEVLRVSLGGL, encoded by the coding sequence ATGGACACCCGGCGGCGGCTGGGGGACCTTTTAATTGCGGCCGGGATGATCACCCCGGCCCAGCTGGAGCAGGCCCTGCAGGAACAAAAGCGCACCGGGGAACGCCTGGGTAAGGTTTTGATCCGCCTGGGATTCATTACTGAAGCCAGTATTCTGGAAGTCCTGGAATTCCAGTTGGGCATTCCCAAAGTCGTCCTGGCCGACTACCACCTGGACCCGGAGGTGGTGCGTCTGGTGCCGGAGGGCCTGGCGCGGCGCTACCAGGCCATCCCCATTCGCCTGGACGGCAACCGTCTCCTGGTAGCCATGGCCGACCCCCTGAACCTGCTGGCCCTGGACGACCTGCGCCTGGCTACCGGCAAGGAGATCATGCCGGCTATAGCTGCTGAAAGGGAAATTGAAGAGGCTTTGAGCAGGTTCTGGCAGAAGGAAACTGCTGCCAGCATGAGCGAGGCGGCGGCCGCCGCTGCCCTGGAAGCTCCCGGTCCCGGCGGTACCGAAGGGGCACCGGCTGTACGGCTGGTTAACAGCTTTATCCAGCAGGCGATCCAGATGCGGGCCAGCGATATCCACATCGAACCCCAGGAAGGGGAAGTACGCGTACGCCTGCGGGTGGATGGCCTGCTGCGGGAGTTAACCCGCCTGCCCCTGGGGGTTCTAAGCAGCCTGATCTCCAGGATCAAGATCATGGCGGGCATGGATATTGCCGAAAAGCGCCTGCCCCAGGACGGCCGTTTTCAATTTACCCTGGGTAAACGCAACGTCGACCTGCGTGTTTCCAGCCTGCCCACGGTTTACGGGGAAAAGATCGTCCTGCGCCTGCTGGACCAGGAGGCCATGCTCCTGTCCCTGGACGACCTGGGATTTTTGCCAGCCATAAAAGAGCGCTTTGCGAGCCTCATCCACAGTTCCTACGGTATGCTCCTCATTACCGGTCCCACGGGCAGCGGTAAGACGACAACCCTCTATGCCACCCTTAACATTTTATGCTCACCGGAAAAAAACATCATTACTATTGAAGACCCCGTAGAATACCTGCTGCCCGGCATCAACCAGGTACGGGTCAATCCCAAGGCCGGTCTAACCTTTGCCTCAGGTTTGCGATCTATCTTGCGCCAGGACCCCGACATAATTATGGTAGGAGAAATTCGCGACCGGGAAACGGCGGATATCGCCGTCCGGGCGGCGACCACCGGCCATTTGGTGTTCAGCACCCTCCATACCAATGACGCCGCCGGGGCCGTCACCCGCCTCTTAGATATGGGCGTTGAACCTTACCTGGTCAACTCTTCCCTTATCGGCGTAGTGGCCCAGCGGCTGGTGCGCCGGCTCTGCCCCCACTGCCGGGAGATTTACCGACCCGAGCCGGGGTCTTTGGAAAAGACCTGGCTGCCCGCAGTAGAAGAACTCTGGCGGGGACGGGGTTGCCAGCGCTGCAGCTTTACCGGTTATGCCGGCCGGACGGCCATCCAGGAGGTGCTGGTGATGAATGAAGAACTCCGCGGCCTGGTGACCGCCAAGGCACCGGCCACGGCCCTGAAAGAGGCGGCCGTAGCTGCCGGTATGGTGCCTTTGATCGAGGACGGTTTGGAAAAAGTCCGCCAGGGGATTACCACGGTGAGTGAAGTCCTGCGTGTTTCCCTGGGCGGTTTGTAA